In Mauremys reevesii isolate NIE-2019 linkage group 9, ASM1616193v1, whole genome shotgun sequence, the genomic stretch cattgacttcaatgaggctatgctgatttatgccacCTGGGGAATGgatccattgaattcaatggagtgatgctgatttacactagctggggaATGggcccactgagttcaatggagtgatgctgatttatgccaggtGTGGAGCTGGCCCCAGTTATCCCAAGGAAAGGTAGTTCAGGTTAAACTTTGGTGGCTTTGGAAAAGTaaagtgggaggggcaggagggtaggAAATGGCAGGGGAAAGCAGCGCTGTCAGGTGGAAGAAATGGATTACAACACCAGAGAAAACATTTCCCATGTGCTTTAAGTTCATACAGAAtgtggaggttttccaccaagTACCTGAGGCCCAGTTACCCCCAGATGAATGTGATGTTTCTCAAGACTCACAAAACTGCCAGCAGCACTGTCATGAACATCCTATTCCGGTTTGCAGAGAAGCACAATCTGACCTTAGCCCTTCCTGCTGGCCAAAACTACCACCTGGGCTATCCTCATCGCTTCATGGCTCAGTTTGTAGAGGGATTTAAAACCATGGGACAAAGCTACAACATCATGTGCAACCACATGAGGTTTAACCTCCCAGAGGTGAGATCCTGGACAGTAGCAGTTGGGTATGCATCTTGTGAAATGACTGTGGTGCTGTTATTAtcagggatcctagttttccatgataaaaaaacaaaattcaccAATAAAAAAACATAGAAATTCATGTTTTTTTCGTGATTAAAATGAAATTCTGAACTTTTGTTACCCTGGCCACAGTATATAtaggtatcagttgaacacaatgttttattgatatatttacaattttaaagCAGGCTTGCAGTTGGAGCCCTGGCCATTCTCCTGATTATCTGAATTGTTTACAATCCGATCTGGCCTTGGTCCCAATTAGATCAGATAATCAGGGTTCCACTGTATAGGTTTTTATTTTCTCacaaatgtaaaaactaaagattctctgtaaaaatgcaaatttcacattttttccatggcaaacagatttctaggatccctggtTATTATCTAGCACTAAATATCACTCTGCAGAGGCCTTTCCATTCAAGGAGCGCATTGCAATTGGCATGTAAAATGTTTTATGAGTTAGGAATTAGTACGTCGGCCTTCAATCACAAAGATCACTAGTACTGGGGAATGGCCATCATTAGCTGGCAATTCCTCTAAGAATCTTAGAACTGACAattatttataaaacaaacaaacaaacaagactgGAGTTACCTTGTTTGGCTCAGGGAGGACCCTTTGCTTTGGAAAATAGAGAGTCAACTTCTGGGCCTGGCCATGAtctttctgtctttctctctcttcttgaTGGAGTAACTGGGGGTGAATTCCACTCCATGCTCATAAATCCCAAGCATTCAGACTCTGTGTGGAGGGCACAAAATGCAATTTGGGAGGTGAAATCCACCCTTCACCAAGGGCCAGGGTGCAGGGTTTGTTGCACAGCGCTCTTCccacagctgctgctccagccaatGGTCTGGAATAACAGCCACAGTCTCACTGTAGCagttgggcaagtcactgggTCTCCACCACTGGCCTGAACCAATGTGTCCCTCAGCATCAGCCAAGTGAGGCTGGCCTAGAGCCCACATCCATGGTGTTTAGGGGTGCACAGGTACCTCAAGTACGATACCCCTCTGTGATTGTTCAGCCAGAAAAACCCTCATGCAGCTCATCATAACATGCCAAACTATTCACTCAGCCCTAACAGGAATGAGAAAGCTCCGCTTCCATATGCTTACTATAGTGAGTGGCCAAGGGCCATGTGTGCTGGTTTAGCTATACCAGTACAGCAATGCTGGCAAGCCTTCCTAGCACAGAGAGAGAACTGGACCAGTTGCCTACAACCTGTCAATACAGTGCTTGTACTTAGACTTTCCCACCTGACTATGTTTTAACCCCCTGCAAATGATCTACACTATGCTTGTTCTTTTGGCCTGTTTACCCTTAAAGTCAAGTAGGAGCCATTTTTGTATCACAAAACCTCTCCTATGCATAAGCAAGAGATACATTAATGGCCACATTGTGCTGTCTCCTTATAAACAGGTCCGAAAAGTAATGCCAAACACCACCACCTACTTTTCCATCATGAGAAACCCAATTTCACTGATGGAGTCCTCGTATGCCTATAATAAATTTTTTACACCAGCATTTAGAAGGTCAAAGGATGTGAATGAGTTTCTGGCATCTCCATGGACATATTACAATATGAGTGAATACAGAAATAATGTTCATGCGAGGAACTACATGTGGTTTGACTTTGGCTATGATAACAACGCAATGGACACTGAGGACTATGTTCAGCGTGTCCTAGCGGAGATTGAACAGGCTTTTCAGCTGATGCTGCTAACTGATTACTTTGATGAGTCCATGGTCCTGCTGAAGGAGACTTTGGGCTGGGAGCTGGATGATGTGGTTTACTTCAAGCTGAATTCCCGAAGTCAGGACACTATCAAAAGCATGACACCTGAGAGCaaggaaaaggtaaaagaatGGTGCTCATTGGACTGGAAGCTCTACCAACACTTCAACAGGACCTTCTGGAGGAGAATTCAGGAGACAATAGGGCTAGAAAAATTGGATCAGGAGGTGAATCTCCTGAGAATGAGACAAAAGGAACTTATGGAGCTGTGTCTCTTGGACCCAATGCCGATAGATAAGACCAAGATCAAAGACAAAAATCTTAAACCCTTCCAGTCAGGGAGTGCAAATATTCTGGGCTATAATCTTAAAGAAGACATGGCTAATGAGACTCTGAGAACCTGCCTGAGACTGATCACACCTGAGCTTCAGTATATGTCGTATCTGTATGCTCGTCAGTTCCCAGAGAAAACTAGGAAGAGCACAGCCTTTTCCTTGTGGCGGAGGTGATAGTGTTGGTGGACTGTTAATATCACCCATAGAGCAATAATGCTGATAACATTCCTATCACCTTGTTCATGTACCTCCCAGAGATGTGTGTTTACATTTTTGTGGCCCAGTGGAGTTAACCCATGAAATTTCCTTACAGAGATTTCAGATCCGTGAGTGAGGCGGGgagacagggtgtgtgtggcAGGAACACAGCACTCCCCAGCTGACTCCATCTGGCATATGGTTCCCTGGACGTCTTTGCTTGCTCCAGCCTACacaaggggctgggctggggtgaaaTTGGCTAAAGAACCAGGGAGCTGTGATTTGTTCCCTGACTGCCTACtgtccctgctgcccagagcagatACCGGCCTTTCCTCTGTGGGTGAAATACGAATTTAAATCACAGCATCATGTTTAGTGCAAATGCCTGCATTGATCTTGTTGTAAATGGAAAATGCTGCAGAGAAGTGACTCTGCAGGAAATTCCCCTTTCCCATTCTAGGCTAACGCAGGGATTGCCAGTGCAGTACAGGTCAGTTTCGTGCACACAGACATTGCAAAGATCAGACAGCATGTTTAGCAGGCCTGAGGGAAAGCTTTATATTTCAGTTTATTTGATTGTACTTTATATCACAAGCCAGTGGAACTGAGCTCACAGAGTGTAACATGCTGGTTGTTGGAAACACAGGAACAGACTCCTGAGATACAACATCCCTTTGAGTCTGGAATATATTAGCCCTCCGCTCTAAGAGAAGTCATACAGAACTCGCCTGCCATGCCCCTCTGTCCTGGCTATTCAATGGGAAGTGGAATGGTCAGTCAGAATGATACAGAGGCTTCAGAACTCCAACTAAAGATGTAAAATATTTTGGCCACATAGTTTTGTCCCATTTTACCTCATATAAGAGATAAAAGGCTTCCATGGGAATCATCATCATGTCAGCAGTTTAAACAGCATGGTTACATGAGGAGCTCTTCTCTTTAGACACACTCcattttgtttaaatcaaatcaaatcaaagcCTTCCCTGTGTAAGGCCTCACTCTCTCCTTCAGAATCTCCATAAACTGTCTCTCCCTGCCTTTCCTTTCCAGTAATGGTTCCCATCCTCCACTCCGTCCTTCCATGTAATAGCTGCAGAGAACAGACTATTCAAGGGCTCTGGGTGGGTAATAGGTTGTATCTATGATATAGAGGCAGTGTGATCATTAGCAGGGCTACAGCCTGGGACCTTCAGAATCAAAAGGCTTTTGATTCTGAAGGTCCCAGGCTGTAGTGGAGGTAAAGGACTTATGCCATGTGCCATCGCTAAGTTGCAGGCTGTGACATTCAGTGGAGACAGGAACATGACCACATGCACGCACTAAGCCAGGCTCTCGTACTCAGAACCTCCACAGACAGACCAAGCCAAGCCCCAAACGTCAGCCCAACTCAGAGAAGCCAATAGACCACTGTGATTTCAGTCAGCAGATGTTTCAAGCTGGACTCGCCTTTTCCTGCCAAATGAGACCAGAGGGCAACGTGGTTTTACACAGGAGCTGTCATCCTCCAGCTAGTCCCAGGTGTGTCAGGTAGTACAGAGCACAGTGAGGCAGAGTATTACCGTTAGCTGGGGAGAGAGACATCAGTGTCATTATCCACCATTGGAGATTTAAGGAAAGATGTGAGATTATGAAATGTTCCTTTTGAGGAGGCTGCGTGGTCTAATggataaatcatagaatcatagaagattaggtttggaagagacctcaggtcatctagtccaagcccctgctcaaagcaggactaacaccaactaaatcaccccagccagggctttgtcaagtcggcccttaaaaacctctaaggatggagattccaccacctccctagaaagcccattccagtgcttcaaaactctcctagtgaaatagtgtttcctaatatccaaccctcctccactgcaacttgagacaattgctccttgttctgtcaagtcATAAAACTGGGCATCCAGatacccagctctgccactgactgctgtgcgaccttgggctagtcacttctccctcccccatactttgtctggcttgtctattCAAACTGAAAGTTCCCTGTGACAGGGCCTGTCCTTGATTATGCATTTATTCAGTGAGATCCCAGCTTCAGCggaggcttctaggtgctactgtaatagaaaTTACACTACTGATTAAAGATGAACCCGTTGATCAATTTGGTAACAAACCCAGCTGGCAGCCAGCCCACTCTGGGCTCTGAACATGCCGGATCCATCCATTACCAAGCTCAGGCTTAGGCAATATTTGAATGAGAGGCTGCCAAGGAAAATATCATTGCTTCAGGAAGGGGAATTGGGATTTCATGGGTTACACTCTTCCCCATATTGACTCAGTGCTGAATCAGCCCCACACCAAGTTATGAAGGAGCACGGCactgctggaggagctggggtagATACTCAGTTTGTGTCACTTGTCACAGCTCCAGGGAGTTCAATGGATCGGTGACATTTACCCCAGCTGGGAATCTGCCCAACTGTCTTTGGTATCAAATGGAGGCATTAAAATGTAACCCCACCAGCTTCTtttgcaggagagaaggtcttaCTTCTGCTGTTCTGGTCAGTTTCCAGGGTAGGGGATTTCAGGCGGCCTCCCTTGCATTTCTCTTTAGTTTTTCTTTGCCTTTCAACCTGATGAATTATTGTCCTTCACTTTCTGGCCTGAACTGTTTAAAGATTGCTCCTTTCTGCTCacgaggtggctgcatttcaatgatgGGTGAAATGatgattaagaacataagaatggccctatcgggtcagaccagtatcctgtcttctgacagtggccagtgccaggtgccccagagtgaatgaacagaacaggtaatcatcaagtaatcgattccctgtctcccattcccagcttctggcaaacagaggttagggacaccatccctgcccatcctggctaatagccattgatggacctatcctccattaatttatctagttcttttttgaaccttgttatagtcttggccttcacaacatcctctggcaaggagttccacaggttgattgtgcgttgtgtgaagaaatacttccttttatttgttttaaacctgctgcctattaatttcatttggtgacccctagttcttgtgttatgagaagtaggaAATAACACTCCTTTgtctactttctctataccagtcatgattttatagacctcagtcataccTCCCCTTAGcagtcttttttccaagctgaaaagtcccagtcttattaatctctcctcatacggaagccattccatacccctaatcatttttgttgcccttttctgaacctttccaattccagtatatcttttttgagatggggcgaccacatccgcacacagtagtcaagatgtgggcataccatggatttatatagaggcaacatgacattttctgtccTCTTATCAatctctttcttaattattccctgcattctgttcacctttttgactgcctctgcacattgagaGGATATTTTCAgcgaactatccacaatgactccaaaatctctttcttgaatggtaataactaatttagaccccatcattttatatgcatagttgggattatgctttccaatgtgcattactttgcatttatcaacattaaatttcatctgatGATTGTGTGTAGTTTGTAAAGATTGTCCTCTGGTCTGGGTTCTTTCAATGAAAGGTATATAAATAGCATGGAAGGTGGTGTACTATgttaataattaacaataaagaCTGTGTCATATTAATCTGTTGCTCTCTGAACAGATCACAGGATTAAGACCCACAGATTGGGATAGTTTTTGAATCTACAGGTGAATTCAGATTGAAAGGTGGTCACATTCCTTTTGTCTGAGGCATTGGTACATGTGCAAACACTTTGTGACAGGGCACAGAGTTCAAGTATTACAACTCTTCCAGTGCAACTGCATTGCTACAGTGCTTAGAGTGGTAAATAAGACACCCCTCTCCCTTATCTGTCCCATGTCCAGGGCAGGAATTTTAAGTGTTCAGTAAATCAATAAGGGTGCTATATTTCATCACCTGTTTCCTACCTCAGTTACTGTATAAACATTGAATACACAATAAACCCGTTGAAAATAGGTGACACCCATTCCTTCCCTGGTGCACTATGGCTGCTAGGTGTTATTCCACCTGGGAGCCAGAACTCTTCCATGTGTGCCATCTGTCCTTTCCCACTCAGCAGCACTGCAGTGAGTATAATGGAGAGGGTTAATAACTATAGTGCAGTGGGCAAGGGCCCTCTTAGCATAGCTGTAGCTATACTGGCATAAATGTGCCTTTACTAGTATAGTTTATCCTGGGCACTCAAGAGAAATAAACTATTCTCCCGATGGCACTTTTAGGCTGAGATAACAGGTCCACCGtagggcttttgctggtatagcaatATCACAGGAGATCACACCCCTCAGTGACATTGTTATGCTGACAAAAGTTTCTgttgtagacctggcctaaagcTAAAACCACTGTGGATGCCTTGGTTAgtctggggaaggaaaaggggtGAATGCTGAGCtttacaaattaaataaaaacatggtGCAAGCACTAGTGCGAGTTTCCATTACAACCCATGTTGGTGTGGGGCTAGGAGTGCATGTAGTAGCTACCGACAAACTCCAGAATCTATAATCTGGAACAGggccactttgccagtgggttgtGTTGCCTGGGGCATTAGCAATCAGAGGAGTCAGGAGGCAGTGGAAATGTTACTACAGTCTAAGGCAAAGAAAATCTCGCTGCCCCACTCTCCACACATCCTGTATCCTTCAAGGCCTAGTATCCCTATCACCTCTCGTAACTCACGCACACACTTGTACATTACACAGGCTGATCACTGTTACTGCAGAGACAGATTTTACTCTAACCTTTTTAGTAAATTTCAGGGGAGGGGTGCAAACATTTTTGTCTTTGAGTAAGGGGTGATCAGCCTGACTAGGCTGAGAAACCCAGAGCTGGAGCAAAGGAATGAGGTCAGCACAGAACAAACACCTCTCATCTCCGCACCTGGAGAGTGCCCTccaaggggcagaatggggctctctccctgctggTGGCTCTGTGAAGGCTGCAGACCTCGTTATCCATCCTCCACAAGAGAGGGGAACAGAGGCTCTTCCTTCACTTCCAGAGGATACACTCAGGCTGTCTTTTGCCAGACAGCAACATTGCTTTCCCTGTCCCCACACCTGGTGGGAGGGGTTTCCTGCCTTTATCTTTACTCCCTCAGGAGTGGAGCTCCCAGCAGTGAGTCCTTCTGCATCCAGTCCGGGGAGGATCACTCCAAGCCTCAGCTCCCTCTTCAACTCCCACTCCAAGAACAGCTCCCATCACTAGCTCTCTCATTGCCCCTTACAGGGAAGGCAAGTCCCTTTGATCACCTTCCCCTTTGTATGTTTAGCATGGACCCTAGGGCTAGGCTGAAGGAAGCTGCTCGCATTTGTTTTACTTCCTGTAGCCAAGGAGACCTGCCATGTTGTTTTTCTATAGCTGAGACTGGGTAGCTATTCTCTGTCCCTTTTGAACCTGCTCTAGCGGGACTGTGACCCTCCCACCAACCTCTAGCTGGGACTGGTGCTCCTAATCCAGTGGGCTATTCCTTGTCTCCCTAAACCTGGTGACAAGAAGGGTTTGAAGACCCTTTTCTACAAATCTGGTGTCTGTGCCTGCCTTTGTAGGGGGTGTGATAACTGAAATGAATAAGGGACATGTACCATCTGAACCTGGATGTCCTGATTTGCAGAGGGGAGGAACACAGAACAGACAAATACAACCCGTGCCAGAAGGTACTGTACCATCTTCCAAGTCATAATCGTGTATGAGCAGACAAACACAGGGCAGAGGAGATCCAACAGAGAGTCCAGGACTGGAGACTAGGAGGCACCATTTCCACAGACATGCCGTCTACATGGCACCAAAGAAGAGGGACCTCTCTGCTGTACTAGCTTGTGGCCCTGTAAGGGGCGAGGAGGGTGGAGAGAAAGGGTGGCAGCTAAAACAACAAGGGGATTAGGAAGATGTGACCCAAGGTGAGAAACATAAATCGCTGTAATTCCTTCAATACTATAGTACGGTGGGAAAACATTCCCATTAGTCCCCTCATACAAACAGAACTACCTACTCTTAATGTCAAAGGCCATGTCTTCTTAACCTCCCAGAATGCCCTGGGGTTTCCACTTTATGGAAGCACTTGAGGCTCAGCTAGAGAAACAGGGCGAGAGACCAGGACAGAGTTCTGAGTAATGTTTAATGGAGGCCCTACTGCCAGGGCAGCACATGGGCACAGCCATCTGCGGGGATAGGAAGGGACCTTTTCTCCTCTGCTCTAGGCACTGTGAGAAGCGTTGCTATGCTGTGCCCTCCCTTTCCTACTGAATTCCCCTCACCACACTGCAGACCCgaacaggaggaggggctggggcattgGTGGGGCTGAAGAAGTACTAGTGTGTGCGCATGGgtgatttgggggagggagggaaagagagataGAGTAGGTGTGAGTATGACTTGAAAGAGTGGGGCCAGGAGAATATGATTTGGGGAACAAGATCCAATATGTGAGTGGGACTTAGTGAGCAGGAAAGAATGTGCTAGTGTATTTGGGACTGGAGAGCAGGTGTTGGATGCTCAGTGTTAATAAAGCACTTACCTAGACCAGAGTGCAGGATGGATCTCTCAGTTCAGGGGCTGATCTGAATAAACAAAAAGCCATTTCCAACTGAACGGAAAcaacttttttcaattttttttgtcaaatcgaaaaacaaaacaacatttgTTAGTATTGACTGGAATGTTCTGAGccaacccaaaacaattttttattagttttgagtcaatcaaaacattttggttgattcaaacaacccctccccccccccccaagtttttCTATTGATTCCACTGCCTCAGGTAATTTTCATCCCTTTTGTGtgtctctgttttgttttttgttttaaactggccacatttaaaatcaaaatgtcattttgactctttaaaaattgtttttccaAACAAAACTATACCTCAAATTTGACCCAGGATGGGTGAATAATTTTGAACCttggaaatttcatttttttggggaaaaaacagttgAAAAAGATTTGTCCAGCTTTACACTCAGCTTTTCTGTAGCCAAACTGGCCTCTCCATGCTCCACTGCCTGCTTCACTACTGCAAAACTTACTCCtaggggcattctgtgccaaaaaactTGACATAGTggaaactggacatgtttagtcttgagaaaagatgactaagAGGACTGAGGGACCGGATGACAGTCTTCAGATATGCTATAAAGAAgactgatcaattgttcttcatgtccactaaAGGGAGGACAAGAAGGTGAATTCCTGAAAATTTTActgttttttcaaaaaatgtataaaatgttGATGGAAAATGTCACCAACATTTTTAATGGGGGAggagtgttttaaaaaaatccaagtttgtcaaagttagactcaggactcacagtttgtcagaccactctgttttattagcacagcgctctgctaagaacacccagataatgtgagcaccatgcaagtcacaaactatcttatttatacagataaaagggcaaGAACtgaacaagataacaaaggaaacAGAATcggataagtttacctgggctaggcatgcatatcttatttccttactaactattgcccatcttctgttaatgtttcgccattagcaccattgtttatgcctaatgtttcttttcctggcacctgtatttcaacatttcttatttctgcttaaaggtacatacaacatttctttaatccattcttatttttaaaatataattcattctactttcacaagtttttatactaaaaaaaatcaatttgaaaaACTTTGAACAGGCCTACAAATCTGTACCATCACTTATGATGCTTTGATTCTCGGCATTCATTCTTCTAGCATTTGCAGTGCTTGCTGAGTCACTGACAGCAGCTTCATCAACAGAATGAAGGGCCCTAAGGCCACCATTAAATCTAATCAGCTGACACTTGTCAACAACATGTGCCATTGACTAATGGAGGCCACATTGACAAAGTGGGTCATCGCGCAGACCCCATGTGCAGAGTTTGGCTGCGCATATTCTTTGGCCAGTTTGGAACCCGTTCAGCAGAGTCCAAGGGTGACGTTGCAGGTCAAATCCTGGCAGTCAAATGGTTGGATCAGTGACAACGAAACCATTGCAAACGTCTATAGCTGACTACTCATCGTACCAAAAGGTTGCTGCTGACAGATTCCAATCTGGCAATTGAGACCACAATGGACGCATCAATGTAAGTCATGCTCTGGGGTGACTTAAGATGTCTATGTACAATGGGAGACTTGGATT encodes the following:
- the GAL3ST2 gene encoding galactose-3-O-sulfotransferase 2, producing the protein MQQARGTDLHPACCKQNVYVDKPSVTKSGRKFGVARIGRTLNFILDSLDLHFFCRHSRLLGLVTLWLGVIFLAGFFHMHVNITSSYRMWRFSTKYLRPSYPQMNVMFLKTHKTASSTVMNILFRFAEKHNLTLALPAGQNYHLGYPHRFMAQFVEGFKTMGQSYNIMCNHMRFNLPEVRKVMPNTTTYFSIMRNPISLMESSYAYNKFFTPAFRRSKDVNEFLASPWTYYNMSEYRNNVHARNYMWFDFGYDNNAMDTEDYVQRVLAEIEQAFQLMLLTDYFDESMVLLKETLGWELDDVVYFKLNSRSQDTIKSMTPESKEKVKEWCSLDWKLYQHFNRTFWRRIQETIGLEKLDQEVNLLRMRQKELMELCLLDPMPIDKTKIKDKNLKPFQSGSANILGYNLKEDMANETLRTCLRLITPELQYMSYLYARQFPEKTRKSTAFSLWRR